The following are from one region of the Synechococcus sp. CBW1108 genome:
- a CDS encoding pyridoxal-dependent decarboxylase: MASSPPAPQAIQPLPFASPEHLDPQLQDFLELASRQLCAWLGSASQRSPLPGLGVLPAVEPEAQGLAPELLLSDLQLVMDGAYNPNHPGALAHLDPPPLAASIAADLICAGLNNNLLAEELSPSLTRLERSLTAWLAGQLGMPPGSGGVGASGGTLSNLMALVAARRSRGLATDSRAVVVASADAHVSMAKALAVMGLPPEALCPIAVDGAGRLLPHALEQEVDRLERAGQPVIAVVATAGTTVRGAVDPLEAIADLCVRRDLWLHVDGAIGAVFGLVPAHRFRVAGLERADSITINPQKVLGITKTSSLLLLAQPQALAQAFQTGLPYMEPSWGGGHGGETGLQGTRPAEVLKLWLGLRQLGLSGIGAVLDGAIARRRQLQALLGASERLQLRCGSFHLLAFTPRQLDVEAAAHWSQQTRQLLLQHQLMLSRPQYVGRHHLKAVLGNPHTRSEHLETLASLVQASLDGLP, encoded by the coding sequence CGTTCCCCCCTGCCGGGTCTGGGCGTGCTGCCTGCGGTGGAGCCCGAGGCCCAGGGCCTGGCCCCCGAGCTGCTCCTGTCCGATCTGCAGCTGGTGATGGATGGGGCCTACAACCCCAACCATCCCGGCGCCCTGGCCCACCTGGATCCCCCGCCCCTGGCGGCCTCCATTGCAGCCGATCTGATCTGCGCCGGCCTCAACAACAACCTGCTCGCCGAGGAGCTCTCGCCGAGCCTTACCCGGCTGGAGCGCAGCCTCACCGCCTGGTTGGCCGGCCAGCTGGGCATGCCCCCGGGCAGTGGCGGCGTGGGGGCCAGTGGCGGCACCCTCTCCAACTTGATGGCCCTGGTTGCCGCCCGGCGCAGTCGGGGTCTGGCCACCGATAGTCGGGCGGTGGTGGTCGCCAGTGCGGATGCCCATGTCTCGATGGCCAAGGCGCTGGCGGTGATGGGCCTGCCGCCCGAGGCCCTCTGCCCGATTGCGGTGGATGGCGCCGGCCGCCTGCTTCCCCACGCCCTCGAGCAGGAAGTGGACCGGTTGGAGCGGGCCGGCCAGCCGGTAATTGCCGTGGTGGCCACGGCCGGCACCACCGTGCGCGGCGCCGTGGACCCCTTGGAGGCGATCGCCGATCTCTGCGTGAGGCGAGATTTGTGGCTGCATGTGGATGGGGCGATCGGTGCCGTTTTCGGCCTGGTGCCAGCGCACCGTTTCCGGGTGGCCGGGCTGGAGCGCGCTGATTCGATCACGATCAATCCCCAGAAGGTGCTGGGCATCACCAAGACCTCCTCCCTGCTGTTGCTGGCCCAACCCCAGGCCCTGGCCCAGGCCTTTCAAACCGGCCTGCCCTACATGGAGCCCAGCTGGGGCGGGGGCCATGGCGGTGAAACGGGCCTGCAGGGCACCCGCCCGGCGGAGGTGCTCAAGCTCTGGTTGGGCTTGCGTCAGCTAGGTCTCAGTGGCATCGGCGCGGTGCTGGATGGGGCCATAGCTCGGCGCCGCCAGCTCCAGGCCCTGCTGGGTGCCAGCGAGCGTCTGCAGTTGCGCTGCGGCTCCTTCCACCTGCTGGCCTTTACCCCCCGGCAGCTGGATGTCGAGGCGGCGGCGCACTGGAGCCAGCAGACACGCCAACTCCTGCTCCAGCATCAATTGATGCTCTCGCGGCCCCAGTACGTCGGCCGCCACCATCTCAAGGCCGTGCTGGGCAATCCCCACACCCGCAGCGAGCACCTCGAAACTCTCGCCAGCCTCGTGCAAGCCAGCCTGGATGGCCTGCCATGA